Part of the Caulifigura coniformis genome, GTACGGGATGAAGTACCCGATCATCCCGTACAGCATTCCTTCTTCGACCTGCTTGCGGTCGATGTTTTTCAGGATCACCTTGCGGACCGTTTCCACGGTCGCCCGACGGTCCATCGGCAGCTCGGCCAGGTATTGTTCAACCGTCGTCGCTTGGCTCTGCATGGTGACACGCCGGAGATCAGCGGGACGAAGAATCGCGAAGGTGACCGTCGCCAGCCGCACTCGAGCCTGCTATTTGCTCTCGAGCGCGAAGTCGATCGTGTTGACGCCCGATTTGACCGTCGCCTTCAGCGCGCCGGGCTGACGGTACTGTTTGGGAAGCGTCACTGGCGGCGGCGGTTCATTTCCGTCGGCTTTCATCTGCTCGATCTCGGACTTCGTGTACTTCGTCACTTCGAGATCGACTTCGTAGTCCCCCGGCATCGCGCCAGCGCTGTCGCGGCTGAACATCAGCGTGTACTTGCCATCGCGATTCGTCCCGCCATAGGCAGGCGATGCGCCGGATCCCAACGGGCGAAAGACGACGCCGACTTTCGGAAGAGGCTTCCCGTCGAGCGTAATCACACCTGTGACGCTTGCCAGTTCGGGACCGGAGCTCCCGCAGCCGAGAAACTGAGACACCAGTACGCTGGTGACCAACAATGAAACCGCGCCGTTCAGCCGCATAAGTGGCTCACTGATGAAGAGACGGCAGTCCTCAGACTTCGGAAGTCCGGGACCGCCGTGGACCGGCAGAAAACGAACATTCGACGCTGGCGTTCAGAACTCGCCGACGGGTTGGCCGTCAGCGATCGCGCCCAGCCGCTGGTAGGTCCCGTAAGGACCATTCAGGAACTGTTGGTTGTTGCCGATGCTCGTGCCGCTGTGATCGACGTTCTCGCTGATGAAGCGGACTGACCCGTCGCACAACGCAAACTGGGCGCCCCCGACATGCCGACTGTGAAATGCGCGGTGCAGGCTCGCAGCCTGCAGGTACGGACCGTTGATCTTCTTGCGGGTCGATCGCAGGTGATTGAAGCCGCCGTTGCTGTTGTAGCCGATCTGGTCGCAATTCGGGCCGCCGGCGGTCGTGATGTTGCCGTACTGGTACTGCCGTTCGGATCCGATGTTATCGCCGTTCACGTCAACCTGGTTGGCGATGTACATCGCCTCGGCGATCGCAATCGTATTCGAGGTTCCGTCAATCACGTCCCGAATTCGCTGGCAGCGATTCGGCGTCAGCAGACCATTGTTCCGCGCCGGAGACGACACGGGAGTCGTGCTCGTGACGCACACATCGCCATCGAAGGCGCCCAGGCAGCCCATGTAGTTCGAGAGGGCGTGATTCGCGACGCCGTTCCCCTGAGCGTTGCCCGAATTGTCGTTCCGCGTCGAAGGCCCGTTATCGGAAGGACAACGAAAGCCAGGCTGAATCACGGTCATCGCCTGCCGGTTTGCAGGCGTCGACACCGAGCCATACGGGTGTTGATTGAAGTCGAGCGTGTTGTAGAGCGGAGCCTGGTCGATGTACGGCAGCAGGAAGGCATCCCATGCCCAGCCGCCATCCAGGTTGGCCGCGCCCCCCGGCACGATGTCGATGTAACCGAGCGGAAAGCACCCATAGGTGCTTTCATAGTTGTGCAGCGCGAGCCCGATCTGCTTCAGGTTGTTTTTGCATTGAGTCCTGCGGGCGGCCTCGCGGGCCTGCTGCACCGCGGGAAGCAGGAGGGCAATCAGAATCGCGATAATCGCAATGACGACAAGCAGCTCAATCAGCGTAAAGCCACGACGCGCCTTCAGAACAGCCATTCCCATCCTCCCCCGAGTACATGGAATCGACCTGCACAGATCGTCAGGTGGGAATCCACCAGATAAAGACGATAGGAGTTCAGGGTATGGCGATGTCGCGGGAGCGTCAACGGGGGAGTAAGCCCCCCGCGTTTCAGAATTCCGCGTTCTTCGGAGTCCGCGGGAACGGAATCACGTCGCGGATGTTCTGCATCCCGGTCAGCAGCAGGATCATGCGCTCCAGTCCCAGGCCGAAGCCCGCGTGGGGAACCGTCCCGAACCGGCGCAGGTCGACGTACCACCAGTATTCCTCGGGATTCAGGTCGCACTCCTGCATCCGGGTCAGCAGCACGTCCAGATCTTCTTCGCGCTGGCTCCCGCCGATGATCTCTCCCACACGCGGCACCAGCACGTCCATCGCCCGCACGGTTTTTCCGTCCGCATTGCACTTCATGTAGAACGGCTTCAGCGTCCGCGGGTAGTCGTAAACGATGATCGGCTGCTTGAAGTGCTGCTCGGTCAGGTATCGCTCGTGCTCGGCCTGCAGATTGGCGCCCCACGAGACGGGATACTCCCATTCCTTTCCGCTCGCCAGCAGGATCTCGACCGCCTCCGTATACGTCACCCGCTTGAACTCGTGCGCCAGGATGTGGTTCAGCGTTTCCAGGATCGTCTTGTCGATCCGCTCGTTGAAGAACGCCATGTCCTCCGCGCATTGGGCCAGCGCATCGCGGATGATCGTCTTGATGAAGTCCTCCGCCAGCTGCATGTTGTCAGCCAGCTCGTAGAAGGGGATCTCCGGCTCGATCATCCAGAACTCCGCCAGGTGTCGCGGCGTGTTGCTGTTCTCCGCCCGGAACGTCGGCCCGAACGTGTACACCGGACCCACCGCCGTGGCGTAGATCTCGCCTTCGAGCTGCCCCGACACCGTCAGCGACGCTTTCTTGCCGAAGAAGTCGTGGCCGTAGTTGACGCTCTTCGTCGCCGTCCCGGCCGCGAGCTTGTCGAGGGGCAGGGTCGTCACCTGGAACATCTCGCCCGCTCCCTCGCAGTCGCTCGTCGTGATGATCGGGGCGTGGACGTACAGGAATCCTCGCTCCTGGAAGAAGCGGTGGATCGAAAAGCTGACGCAGTTCCGCACCCGGGCGATCGCGCCGAACGTATTCGTCCGTGGCCTCAGATGGGCGATTTCCCGCAGGAACTCGAAGCTGTGCCCCTTCTTCTGCAGGGGATACTTCACGGAGTCGGCGTCGCCGAGCACTTCCAGGCTCGACACATGCAGTTCCACCCGCTGTTTCGAGCCGGGCGACGCCTTGAGTTCGCCCGTGGCCTTCAGGCTCGCCCCGGTCGTGAGCCGTTTGACGTTGGATTCAAAGCCGGGGACGCCCGCGTCGACGACGAGCTGCAGGTTCGCCATGCACGAACCGTCGTTCAGCTCGATGAACGAGAAGCCCTGCTTGGAATCGCGGCGGGTCCGCACCCACCCGGCCACGGTCACGGTGGCTCCGGGCTGCCCCTCATGAAGAAGCGTTTTGACGGTTTGACGGACCAGGGACATGCAAAACTCCGGACGAACTGCTGGACAGACTCCGCGCGGAGTTTAGAGCGACCAGCCTCAGCGTGGCGAGCGGATTCCCGGCAGGAGCGCCCCGGAGGACCATCTCACGAATTGTCCGAGGCCGGTCGCGGAGCCCGCCGACCCCTGATATAGTCGAAAACGTCTCCGCTCAACCCGCCTGCTGCTTGCGGTCGGACCGAGTGGGCGCCCGCTTTTGATCTTCGATGCTGCTCGCCATAGCCGTGGCCGCCGGGCCGGCGCGGTCGGGCCGTTCAGGGATCAGCGCCAGCGGGGGACTTCACGTTGCTGACTGCGGACATGTTGCGCCGACGTCCAGCGCGTGAGGAGACCACTGAAACCAGTGAAAACGAACTCATGGCCACCCGATCCAAAGACCTCTTCGACGATTCCGTGATGACCTTCGGCGAGCACCTCGAGGCTCTCCGGACCCACTTGTGGAAAGCGCTGCTCGGCCTGGGCATCGCGATGGGCCTCTGCCTCTGGAAGGGCGACATCGTCGTCCGCATCGTCCAGCGCCCTCTCGAAGCCGCTCTCAAGAAGTACGGCAACGAGACCAAGCTGCTGGACGACCTCAACTCCGACAAGCCGATGTGGCAGGCGCTCTGGGAAACGCTCAACCAGGACCCCGAATCGATCAACAGGACGCCCGGCGAGAAGCTGGTCCCGTCCGACTCGCTGACCGTTGAGCTGCCCGCGGCCGAACTGCACTCCGCCCTCGCAACCGCCACCGGGAAACCGCTCGATCCGCTTCCGGAGGCCGATCAGGCGAAGCCAGTCGCCCTCACCTTCAAGAGCCCGTTCTTTTCCGAACTCCGTGGATTGATCTCGCAGTCGGAAAAGCCGGTGACGCTGAAGGTCGAAGAGGGCTTCATGACCTACCTGAAGCTCTCCGGAGTGGCCGGTCTCCTGCTGGCGAGTCCCTGGATCTTCTATCAGGTCTGGATGTTCGTGGCCGCCGGCCTGTACGCCCACGAGCGGAAGTATGTCTATGTGTTCGGCGGGATGAGCCTTGCTCTGTTCCTGCTCGGCGTCGTGTTCTGCTACTACCTCGTGTTTCCGTTCGTGCTCCGCTTCCTGATCAGCTTCAACACGAGCCTCGGCCTGACCCTTCAGCCGCGGCTTTCGGAGTGGGTCACCTTCGCAATTATCCTCCCGCTGATGTTCGGAATCAGTTTCCAGCTCCCGCTGGTCATGCTGTTCCTCGAGCGGCTGCAGATTTTCGACACGAAGGTCTACATGCAGAACTGGCGATTCGCCGTGCTGGCGATCTCGTTCATCTCGATGATCCTGACGCCCGCCGATCCGATCAGCATGCTCCTGATGATGGCCCCGCTCATCGGGCTCTATTTCTTCGGCGTCCTGCTCTGCAGATACGCGTCATCCAGCGCCGAGCCCGCCGCCGCGACGTAAGGTCGCCCGTCGGGAAGGCCGCCTCGGGGGGAGGGCGAAGCTCTGTCACCGGCCACGAAGTGTGGTCGGGGAATTGCGACACCGGGTTTGGTCGTTGCTTCCCCTGGGACTGAGCCCCGGCAGGGGCGGCACGTTTTAGCCACGGGCGTCAGCCCGTGGAACACCGCCTGTGGGAACAGGTCCCCGGTTAGAACGCCGGGACGACCATCGGCTGGGCCATCGTCGGCTGACTTCCGTAAACCGGCTGCTGCATTGGCATCGGCATCGCGCCGCTCGCCGGAATGACCTGGCCCGGTGCAGAGGGGGCCGGAGAGTACGGTGCGGGAGCCATCTGGGGAGCCATCTGAGGCGCCATCATCGGAGTTGCGGCCATCGCCGGCGACCACGCCGGAGTCGGAGCGGCGCTGAAGAACGCCGTGCCCGAGGCGCCGTAACCCGTCGGCTGCTGGGCCGCCATCATCCCGCCCTGGCCCAGGCCGCTCGGAGGCATCGGAACCGTCGCCGGCGTGCCCCATTGCGTGGGGGGAGCAAACGCAACGCCGGCCTGCGGACCATACGTCCCGCGGTAGATCGAGGGGCTCTGCTGGGCGATGTTGGCGGAGCCGATGTACGGAGCCTGCGGGACGCCCGCCGGAGGGGCGTACGACTGGAACGGCATCGGACCCGGCTGGAACGTCGGGTCATACATCGGCATCTGCTGGGCCATCAGCAGGGCGGGGCTCTGGCCGTCGGCCAT contains:
- a CDS encoding DUF1559 domain-containing protein, with translation MAVLKARRGFTLIELLVVIAIIAILIALLLPAVQQAREAARRTQCKNNLKQIGLALHNYESTYGCFPLGYIDIVPGGAANLDGGWAWDAFLLPYIDQAPLYNTLDFNQHPYGSVSTPANRQAMTVIQPGFRCPSDNGPSTRNDNSGNAQGNGVANHALSNYMGCLGAFDGDVCVTSTTPVSSPARNNGLLTPNRCQRIRDVIDGTSNTIAIAEAMYIANQVDVNGDNIGSERQYQYGNITTAGGPNCDQIGYNSNGGFNHLRSTRKKINGPYLQAASLHRAFHSRHVGGAQFALCDGSVRFISENVDHSGTSIGNNQQFLNGPYGTYQRLGAIADGQPVGEF
- the tatC gene encoding twin-arginine translocase subunit TatC, which gives rise to MATRSKDLFDDSVMTFGEHLEALRTHLWKALLGLGIAMGLCLWKGDIVVRIVQRPLEAALKKYGNETKLLDDLNSDKPMWQALWETLNQDPESINRTPGEKLVPSDSLTVELPAAELHSALATATGKPLDPLPEADQAKPVALTFKSPFFSELRGLISQSEKPVTLKVEEGFMTYLKLSGVAGLLLASPWIFYQVWMFVAAGLYAHERKYVYVFGGMSLALFLLGVVFCYYLVFPFVLRFLISFNTSLGLTLQPRLSEWVTFAIILPLMFGISFQLPLVMLFLERLQIFDTKVYMQNWRFAVLAISFISMILTPADPISMLLMMAPLIGLYFFGVLLCRYASSSAEPAAAT
- the asnS gene encoding asparagine--tRNA ligase, translating into MSLVRQTVKTLLHEGQPGATVTVAGWVRTRRDSKQGFSFIELNDGSCMANLQLVVDAGVPGFESNVKRLTTGASLKATGELKASPGSKQRVELHVSSLEVLGDADSVKYPLQKKGHSFEFLREIAHLRPRTNTFGAIARVRNCVSFSIHRFFQERGFLYVHAPIITTSDCEGAGEMFQVTTLPLDKLAAGTATKSVNYGHDFFGKKASLTVSGQLEGEIYATAVGPVYTFGPTFRAENSNTPRHLAEFWMIEPEIPFYELADNMQLAEDFIKTIIRDALAQCAEDMAFFNERIDKTILETLNHILAHEFKRVTYTEAVEILLASGKEWEYPVSWGANLQAEHERYLTEQHFKQPIIVYDYPRTLKPFYMKCNADGKTVRAMDVLVPRVGEIIGGSQREEDLDVLLTRMQECDLNPEEYWWYVDLRRFGTVPHAGFGLGLERMILLLTGMQNIRDVIPFPRTPKNAEF